The nucleotide window GAGCGCACCGCGCCGAGGATGCGGTGGCCATAAGCGCCGTGGACTCAAGGCTCGAGAACTTCTACTCCATATTCAGCGACGCGGTCATGACACGCGACGCTCGGACCGCACGTACCGACTTCGCCGAATTCCGCCCCATGGCGGAGAAGGATATCGAAACAGTCGAAACGGTAGCTCGACAGATTTCCGGGGAGCGGGCCGCAGACAGGTTTGCGAAAGAGTACCAAGAGTATCTGGAATTGTTCGAGCAGGAACTGCTCCCCGCGCTGGAGTCGCCCGACACAACCGTTCGGGAACTCATGCCGTTGGTCAAGCGTGCAAGAGTTCTGCGTGATGCCACCATGGACGAACTCGATCCCATACTGGTCGAGATCACCAACGAAATGCACGCGGCCGATGAGGCATTCGACTCGCTGCACGAAAGCACCCTCTCCACCATGCTGACAACCACGGGCGCAGCCATCCTCTTCGCCCTGCTGGTTTCAACGCTCATCAGCCTGAGCATATCACGTCCCATGGGGCGGCTGGCCGTCCGGGCAGACGATATCGCCTCAGGCCGGTTCCGAATCGAACTCGACAAGGATCGCCGGGACGAGGTGGGCGCCGTAATCCGCTCCCTTGCACGAATTCGCGATACCTGTGCGCATCTGCAGGAGGAGACAACACGCATGACGCACGAGATATCCCTTGGCAGACTTACTAAACGCGCCGAAACCAAAGAGTTCGAAGGGGAATTCTCCAGCATCATGGAGGATGTAAACGAACTGGCCGACATTTATCTCGATTATCTCGACAATGTCCCTTCCCCCTTGATGACCATCGATACGGATCACAACATTCTGTTCATCAACAAGGCCGGAGCTGCCGCCGGTCACACCAGCGGCAAGGCGCTCGCCGGGACCAAGTGCTGGGACCATTTCAAGACCGACGACTGTCAGACGGACGACTGCGCATGCGCCAAAGCCATGCAGAGCCTCATGAATGAGTCATCCCAGACCGCGGCCCACCCCGCCGCCGGTGATCTCGACATTTCCTATTCAGCACGCCCCATCAAGGATCAGCAAGGCAACGTGGTGGGTGCCATTGAGCTCGTCACCGATCTGACCGAGATCAGGCAGGCCGAAAGGCGCATGGTCCGCATTGCCGAGTCCGCAGAACGCATTTCCCAGCGCCTTTCCGTTGCCACCCAGCAACTTTCCGCACAGGTGGAACAGGTCAGCGCCGGGGCGCGTTCACAGCGCGACCGTGTTGGTGAGACAGCCACCGCCATGGAGCAGATGAATGCAACCGTGCTGGAGGTCGCCCGTAACGCTAGCAGCGCTTCCGCAAGCTCCAACGACGCGCGGTCCGAGGCGGAACGCGGTGCCGAGATCGTCGGGCAGGCAGTACAGGCCATTTCGGAAGTTCACAGCACGGCGACACGCCTTCAGGAAAACATGCGCCAACTGGGTGGCGAGGCAGACGCCATCGGCAAGGTCATGGACGTGATCACCGACATCGCCGACCAGACGAACCTTTTGGCGCTCAACGCCGCCATTGAAGCAGCCCGTGCAGGCGAAGCCGGACGCGGATTTGCCGTGGTGGCGGACGAAGTGCGAAAGTTGGCGGAGAAAACCATGGGCGCAACCAAGGAAGTAGGCCAGAGCATCACATCCATTCAGGAATCCGCGAACACAAACCTCAGAAATGTCGATCAGGCCACGGAGACCGTGGACCGTGCCACCAGACTCGCCAACGACTCCGGCGAGGCCCTGAGCACCATCGTCCGTCTTGCCGGCGACAGCGCCACACAGGTGGAAGGCATCGCCACCGCATCCGAAGAGCAATCCGCGGCATCGGAACAGATCAACGCCACCCTCGACGATGTGAACAGCATAGTGGGCCAGACCACGGATGGCATGATGGAATCATCACAGTCAGTGAAGGAGTTGCACGACATGACTTCAGAACTCAATGAGCTGATCATGGAACTTCAGCAAACCGGCAAGGACGAAAAGGCGGCCTAGCACATGGTTTTCCGCTCTAGCTCTTCCGCCTCCCAAGAAGTCGGTCCAAGCGTCGCGCCAAGACGCATCCTCGTGGCCGACGACGAGGAACTCACAAGGCATCTCACGGGCGGTCTCGTCGAGCAGATGGGGCACGAGGCCATCCTTGCGAAATCGGGCGAAGAGGCCCTTGGGCTGCTGGATGACAGCATCGACATGGCCCTGTTGGACGTTCTCATGCCCGGCATGGACGGATTTGAGCTGACAACGGCCATCCGCAACCGTGACGATATCGAGGACATTCCCATCATCCTCATCACCTCTCTCAATGGCCGAAAGGAACGGCTGGAAGGTGCGCGGGCAGGCGCCAATGACTTCATCACCAAACCCGTGAACAAGACGGAACTGGCAATAAGGATGCAGTCGCTGCTGCGGATGCGGGATTACCAACAGCGCGAGAGGGAGCACAGACAGAAACTCGCACGCACGGTGGAAGAGCTTGAGCGCGCCCGTTCGGATATGGAAGACCAGGTCGAACAGCGGACGAGGGAACTGCTCGAATCAAACCGCTCGCTGGAACGGGAGATCAGCCGCCGCCAGTCGGCACAGATGGAGTTGCAGCTTCTGGAGGAGATTTTCAAGAATTCGCTTCAGGGCATCACCATCACGGACGCCAATGCGGATATCATCAAAATCAACCCGGCATTCAGCGCCATCACAGGCTACAGCCCTACCGAAGTCGAGGGACGTAATCCGCGAGTACTGAAATCCGACAAGCACGAGCCAAGATTCTACCGCAGGATGTGGGAGGAAATAGTCGCGCATGACCGTTGGTCAGGCGAGATATGGAACCGCCGAAAAAGTGGTGACATTTACCCTGAATGGTTAAACATATTCGCTTTCAGAAACGAAGAGGGCGAAGTCGTCAACTATGCGGCGATCTTCCATGATCTCAGCGAAAACAAGAAGAAGGATGAGCGCATAGCGTTCCAGTCCCAGCACGACGCCCTGACGGAGCTGCCAAACCGAAACCTGCTGTTGGACAGGCTCCGTGTTGCGCTTAAAAATGAAAAGCGCACCGCACTGCTGTGCATCGACATAAACAATTTCAAGCACATAAACGATTCATACGGGTATCGTACCGGTGATTCCATTCTGCAGGAAGTTGCCCGGCGGCTGGAAACGCTGGCGGCACCGGGGGATACCGTCGCCCGCGTCGGCGGGGACCTGTTCGCCTTCATGATGCATGAACCTTCCGACGTTCAAGAGATCGCGGGACTGGCACGGGAGATTCAAAAATCCATCGCCACTCCGATCAAGACCCATGGCGGCGCATTGGAACTCAGCAGTCGCATCGGCATTAGCATCTTCCCGGACGACAGCCGCAGGCACGAAACCCTGCTCGGTCAGGCCGAACTCGCCATGGAGCGCACAGGCGACGGTATCCACGACAGATTTCGTTTTTTCACCAGCCGCATGAACCGACGGATGACGCGCAGGATGGAACTGGAAAGAAAGCTTCGTTCCGCCCTCGCCAACGAGGAGTTCCGGCTGTACTACCAACCCAAAATCGAGATCGCCACCCGTCGCGTGACAGGATGGGAGGCATTGCTTCGGTGGGAAAACGACGGCCAGATCATCAGCCC belongs to Desulfovibrio oxyclinae DSM 11498 and includes:
- a CDS encoding methyl-accepting chemotaxis protein translates to MEDVNELADIYLDYLDNVPSPLMTIDTDHNILFINKAGAAAGHTSGKALAGTKCWDHFKTDDCQTDDCACAKAMQSLMNESSQTAAHPAAGDLDISYSARPIKDQQGNVVGAIELVTDLTEIRQAERRMVRIAESAERISQRLSVATQQLSAQVEQVSAGARSQRDRVGETATAMEQMNATVLEVARNASSASASSNDARSEAERGAEIVGQAVQAISEVHSTATRLQENMRQLGGEADAIGKVMDVITDIADQTNLLALNAAIEAARAGEAGRGFAVVADEVRKLAEKTMGATKEVGQSITSIQESANTNLRNVDQATETVDRATRLANDSGEALSTIVRLAGDSATQVEGIATASEEQSAASEQINATLDDVNSIVGQTTDGMMESSQSVKELHDMTSELNELIMELQQTGKDEKAA
- a CDS encoding two-component system response regulator is translated as MVFRSSSSASQEVGPSVAPRRILVADDEELTRHLTGGLVEQMGHEAILAKSGEEALGLLDDSIDMALLDVLMPGMDGFELTTAIRNRDDIEDIPIILITSLNGRKERLEGARAGANDFITKPVNKTELAIRMQSLLRMRDYQQREREHRQKLARTVEELERARSDMEDQVEQRTRELLESNRSLEREISRRQSAQMELQLLEEIFKNSLQGITITDANADIIKINPAFSAITGYSPTEVEGRNPRVLKSDKHEPRFYRRMWEEIVAHDRWSGEIWNRRKSGDIYPEWLNIFAFRNEEGEVVNYAAIFHDLSENKKKDERIAFQSQHDALTELPNRNLLLDRLRVALKNEKRTALLCIDINNFKHINDSYGYRTGDSILQEVARRLETLAAPGDTVARVGGDLFAFMMHEPSDVQEIAGLAREIQKSIATPIKTHGGALELSSRIGISIFPDDSRRHETLLGQAELAMERTGDGIHDRFRFFTSRMNRRMTRRMELERKLRSALANEEFRLYYQPKIEIATRRVTGWEALLRWENDGQIISPAEFIPLTEETGQIVAIGEWVIARACRDMKQLGLSDRTVSVNLSPLQFGRSNLAATILSIVSEHEIEANRLELEITENNAMTNVHESVARLKALSRAGFRLSIDDFGTGYSSLYYLKEFPIDVLKIDKSFVLDLEKDASSSMIVASIIDMAKNFRLKVVAEGVETAEQLQILTQLGCDQVQGYYFGKPVPVDQILTELPDSE